The DNA region TGCTCAGTCAGGCCATTAAAAAACAGCACATCCACGATCTGGTTGAGTGGATAGAAGCCAATCTCACCGACGACCTGAATATCGACCAGATCACCCTCAAGTCCGGCTATTCCAAGTGGCACATGCAGCGCATGTTCAAAGAGATGACCGGGCAGACGCTGGCGGCCTATACCCGCAAACGGCGTCTGACGATGGCGGCGATGGCGCTGCGCCTGACGCGTATGACGCTGATCGATATCGCCGTTCGTTTTGGGTTTGATAATCAGCAAAACTTCACCCGGGTTTTCAAAGGCCACTTTTCGCTGACGCCTGGCGCGTTTCGCCGTATTCCCCATCTGCCGGTAAAGAACTTTCATGGCCGCATTCTGGTACGCACCCTGGCCGAGCGCGCGACGCTGGTGATGCGCGAAGAAGCGCTGCCTTTGCGCGGAGAGACGCTGGAGTGGGAGTGTAAGTTCGGGGATTATATTGCCGACCGCGATCACCGGGTGGCCGATCAGGCGCGGCATCTGGTGGCGCTGGCAGGCAGCCAGGTGACGCAGGGCTGGCTGGGCTTTCAGTATGGCCCCGGCGACAGCTCGGCCGACCAGCAGAATATCAGCCTGTTTCAGGCGCTGGAGCCGCAGCATGCCGGGCTGCTGGGTGATAACACCACCCGCTGGCACGAAGAGTGTGGCCTCTATGCGTCGATCCGCTGGAGCGGTAAACCGGAGCAGCTGACGCGTTTTATCGAGGATATCTACTATCAGCATCTGCCCACGCTGGGCGTGTCGCGCCGTCCGGGCAAAGATCTGCTGCGGCTCGATTTTGCGCTCTGCAAGCCCGACTGGCTCAGCGGCGTCTTCTCCATCCCGGTGACCCAGGCGTAGACTTCAGGGCAGGGGAATCGCGCATTCATCTTTCGTGCGGTAAACCGTGACAAACCGCACGATTTTATAAAATAACGCGCCCGACTGGCGTAAAATCCTCCTCCGAAACCCCGTCATACCTTAATCATCGTGCTTCTGTGATGGGGCTGGAATATTCATCTGCAATTCAGGCCGTTTCCGGCCAGAACGACAACCGAAGACCATTATGCGACGCTTATTGATTTCACTTATTCTGGCATTGCCTGTTATGGCAATGGCGCAGCAGGCTGAGCCTTTCTCACCGCCTGCCGGACTGCATCCCCACTCTCAAGGCTCTCAGCATGAAATTCTGGGCGACGGAGAGCTGCCGGAGCACACCGGCTCACACGCTTCTCTCTCCGGATTCAACGACACGCTGTAAGTGCGGGTGCGCTGCTGTTAACCGCAGCGCACAAAGGTGCCCGGCTCATCAGTAGCCGGATGCGCTCACGCTATTCACCTCCCGGTCCAGCCTCTTCCTGCTGCCTCTCTCTGATTCGTCCCTGTTATCCCCGGCTGTTCTGCGGTCCGCTTCGCGCTATTCCGGTCGATCCTGTGGCCGGATGATGCGTCGCCTCGTCGGCGCAAAATATATCTTATCGCGGCCGATCGCATTTTTCGTTCTTGTGCTGAAGATATATCATAGCTAATCTTCTGGCTTCAGATGCGAATGATTGTTATTTAACTCCGGCGCGCCCGACCTGCGGGCATACCGGCTTCCGGGAGAGACATGTTGCCTACATCAGCGAATCCACGTACGCCGCAGCGCGTCCGCAATGAATTACGTTTCCGCCATATTGAGGTCGTCAGTAAAACGCAGATCGCCGGTCACTTCTGGCGTATCCGCTTCAGCGGCAGCGATCTGGCGGGCTTTACCTCGCCAGGCTTCGACGATCACATCAAAGTCTTCTTTCCGGCTGACGATACGCCGCTCGCGCTGCCGCAGATGACGGAAGAGGGCATCGTCTGGCCAGCGGGTCTGCGCCCGCAGGCGCGGGACTACACGCCGCTGGAATTTGATGGTGAGTCTTTACTGACCCTCGACTTCTATATTCATCAGCAGGGTGTCGCCAGTGACTGGGCAACGCGGGCGCAGCCTGGCGATCGGCTGGTTATCGGCGGGCCGCGCGGCTCGCTGGTGGTGCCGACCGATTATGCTTTCCAGCTCTGCGTCTGCGATGAAACCGGTCTGCCCGCCTTTGCGCGCCGTCAGCGCGACGTGCAGGCGCAGACGCTGCATCTGTTCGCCTTCACCGATGAAGCGACGGGCCGCGACTACCTGGCAGAGACGGATAACCTGACCGCACACTGGCTCGGCAGCGGCCAGATGCAGAAGGCGCAGATCGACGAACTGATAGCCCGGCTGGATGCGATCGCGCTGCCGGCAGAAGATTACTTTATCTGGCTGACCGGCGAGGGGGAGGCGGTGAAAGCCCTCTCGGACTACTTCACGCTGCAGCGCGGCCTCGACAGCCGCTTCGTGCGGGCGGTGGCCTACTGGCACGCGAAGTAGGCGGTTACGGCAATTGAGTTTTGTCAGGCGGCGAACTACCATCAACCTCCTTTTTCTCCGCAGGGCAGGCCATGAAACCGTATCCGACTTCCACTTCCTCTGACGCGCAGGCTGGCTGCGGCGGGCGTCGCAAACGACGTGAAAAAATGCTGGAAGCGAGTGAGATCCGCCTGCTGATGCTGCACTTTCTGGAACAGCGTGCGGCGCACGGCTATGAGCTGATTAAGTCGGTTGAGGAGCTGTCAAAGGGAGAGTATTCACCGAGTCCGGGAATTATCTATCCCAATCTGACGCTGCTGGAGGAGATGGAGGCGATTCAGGTGGTGGATGCGCAGGCCACACGCAAAGCCTATCGCCTGACGCCCGCAGGCAGGGCGCAGCTGGCCGAACAGCGTGAAACGGTTCTCAGCCTGATTGCGCGGCTCTCTTCACTGGCAGTGCTGGTCAACAACCGCAGCATTCCTGCCGTGGAGCAGGCGATTCACGGGCTGAAGGTCGCGCTGAACCGGCGGCTGGCGCAGGAAGATATCTCAGACGCCGCGCTGCAGACGCTGATTCAGGCGCTGCATGACGCGGCAGAGAAAATCACCCGCAGCGAATAGCCTTAGCTGATTTCCGTTTTGTGCTTGTCGATATGACCCAGCGTGCGGTCCGGGAAGCAGATGTCGCGCACGCGCTGCTTCAGCGTGGTCGCGTCCGGGAAGCCGCCATCGCGCTTACGTTCCCACAGCAGATGCTCATCCAGCATAATCTCGAAAACACCGCCGGTGCCCGGCTTCAGCGTCACCTCCGCCAGATCTTCCGCGAACGTGTGCAGCAGTTCCTGTGCCATCCATGCGGACCGCATCAGCCAGTTGCACTGCATACAGTAATGAATAACGACCACCGGTTTTTGCGCCATAACTCTCTTCCTTTACGTATGAATAAATGCTGATGCATTCGGGTTAAAAATCTGTGCGCTGTGGTGAGTTATCCCGATAAACCTGCCTGATGGCATGGGGCGGGTACAAAGCCTGAATCGTCGGCATGGTGTTCATGCCTGGTGCCGCGTTGACCGCGTGCTTTTTTATGCTGCCGGCGGGCAGGGAGGCGAATAGTAACAACTAATCCGTGGCTGCGCGCCTCTGCGACCCGTTTTTCAGCGATTGACGCAGCTTCCCGCCTGCCTGCGGAGAGGCCGCGCGGCCGGACAGCCTCTGCCACGGCGCGCTCAGCCCGATCCTCAGGGTCATGCTAAGCGTAACCCGCCTGATATTCAACCCTGATTTCTGGCCGTTTCGCTTTTAAAAACATTGCCTTGCGAGCTTTTAATTGCCGATTTTGCGCTATACCTGGAGTGCCTGACAGACTGAGGAGACCACTATGGCGACATCACTTGATCAGACCGCTGAACAACTGGGTAAAATTTTACTCGCT from Pantoea deleyi includes:
- a CDS encoding SelT/SelW/SelH family protein; its protein translation is MAQKPVVVIHYCMQCNWLMRSAWMAQELLHTFAEDLAEVTLKPGTGGVFEIMLDEHLLWERKRDGGFPDATTLKQRVRDICFPDRTLGHIDKHKTEIS
- a CDS encoding PadR family transcriptional regulator, with protein sequence MKPYPTSTSSDAQAGCGGRRKRREKMLEASEIRLLMLHFLEQRAAHGYELIKSVEELSKGEYSPSPGIIYPNLTLLEEMEAIQVVDAQATRKAYRLTPAGRAQLAEQRETVLSLIARLSSLAVLVNNRSIPAVEQAIHGLKVALNRRLAQEDISDAALQTLIQALHDAAEKITRSE
- a CDS encoding siderophore-interacting protein, giving the protein MPTSANPRTPQRVRNELRFRHIEVVSKTQIAGHFWRIRFSGSDLAGFTSPGFDDHIKVFFPADDTPLALPQMTEEGIVWPAGLRPQARDYTPLEFDGESLLTLDFYIHQQGVASDWATRAQPGDRLVIGGPRGSLVVPTDYAFQLCVCDETGLPAFARRQRDVQAQTLHLFAFTDEATGRDYLAETDNLTAHWLGSGQMQKAQIDELIARLDAIALPAEDYFIWLTGEGEAVKALSDYFTLQRGLDSRFVRAVAYWHAK
- a CDS encoding helix-turn-helix domain-containing protein; protein product: MLSQAIKKQHIHDLVEWIEANLTDDLNIDQITLKSGYSKWHMQRMFKEMTGQTLAAYTRKRRLTMAAMALRLTRMTLIDIAVRFGFDNQQNFTRVFKGHFSLTPGAFRRIPHLPVKNFHGRILVRTLAERATLVMREEALPLRGETLEWECKFGDYIADRDHRVADQARHLVALAGSQVTQGWLGFQYGPGDSSADQQNISLFQALEPQHAGLLGDNTTRWHEECGLYASIRWSGKPEQLTRFIEDIYYQHLPTLGVSRRPGKDLLRLDFALCKPDWLSGVFSIPVTQA